The following coding sequences lie in one Rutidosis leptorrhynchoides isolate AG116_Rl617_1_P2 chromosome 4, CSIRO_AGI_Rlap_v1, whole genome shotgun sequence genomic window:
- the LOC139903945 gene encoding phosphoinositide phosphatase SAC2-like, which produces MTSENEQHDWITEVPSVSISYLQKFRLYETRSNFYMIGRSKNRSAWRVLKIDRSEPSELNITEDPTIYTEIECSELLKRINDGNKSTGGLRFVYACYGIVGFIKFLGPYYMLLITKRRKIGVICGHAVYAITKSEILPIPHSTVQLSVAYSKNENRYKKLLCSVDLTKDFYFSYSYRVMHSFQNNLSTQDPPNETMFVWNKFLTTMIQNQLRNNLWTVQLVYGYFKQVSLSIAEKDFKLTLIARRSRHYAGTRYLKRGVNEKGRVANDVETEQIVFEDVPEGCPVQISSVVQHRGSIPLFWSQETSRLNIKPDIILSKKDQNYDATRLHFENLTKRYGNPIIILNLIKTKEKRPRESLLRMEFAHAIESINKDLPAENRLKFLHWDLNKYSRNKSTNVLALLGKVATYALNLTGFFYCQVIPNSKSQDHQNLSSGGESGNINVKPTKQQTGVLRTNCIDCLDRTNVAQYAYGWAALGRQLQSIGYIDTPIIELDSNLADYLMRIYERMGDTLALQYGGSAAHNKIFCQRRGQWKAATQSQELFRTLQRYYSNAYMDAEKQDAINVFLGHYQPQIGRPALWELDSDQHYNVGGQGSNTYVDRTRIIKRSLSVGNILYDGNIVRNSSIGTAQKDEESLNENSVESDSSYSRCANSSSGPDLTSEEMPNSDRIFYNKDSFNCSNFLDVDWLSSSGNSCEDETFERSTLVGSPIGGQSSDYVVNEMCTFASDSEMSPCVQDGRSPVGGGFSDRFAEWVTNGDTFL; this is translated from the exons ATGACGTCAGAGAATGAGCAACATGATTGGATCACAGAAGTGCCTAGTGTTAGCATTTCGTATTTGCAAAAATTCAGACTCTACGAGACTCGCTCT AACTTCTATATGATTGGACGTAGTAAGAATAGATCAGCTTGGAGAGTGTTAAAGATCGACAGGTCAGAACCTTCCGAGCTAAATATTACTGAAGATCCGACGATATACACTGAAATAGAATGCTCTGAACTTCTAAAGCGTATTAATGATGGAAATAAGTCCACAGGGGGGCTTAGATTTGTATATGCTTGTTATGGAATTGTTG GGTTCATAAAGTTTTTGGGACCTTATTACATGCTGCTTATCACAAAACGAAGGAAGATTGGTGTAATTTGTGGTCATGCAGTATATGCAATTACCAAGAGCGAGATCTTACCAATTCCCCATTCTACTGTGCAGCTCAGTGTGGCCTACTCTAAGAACGAGAACAG GTACAAAAAGCTCCTATGCTCAGTGGATCTTACAAAAGACTTCTATTTCAGCTACTCGTATCGTGTTATGCATAGTTTTCAAAATAACTTATCTACTCAAGATCCACCAAATGAAACAATGTTTgtttggaacaagtttttaactACCATGATCCAGAATCAGCTTCGGAATAATCTTTGGACTGTACAACTTGTTTATGGCTACTTCAAACAG GTTTCACTTTCAATAGCTGAAAAGGACTTCAAGCTGACCCTAATTGCTAGACGCTCACGCCATTATGCTGGAACCAG ATATTTAAAACGAGGGGTAAATGAGAAGGGACGTGTGGCCAATGATGTTGAGACAGAACAGATTGTATTTGAAGATGTTCCAGAAGGATGTCCTGTGCAAATTAGCTCTGTTGTCCAACATCGGGGTTCGATACCGCTGTTTTGGTCCCAGGAAACTTCACGATTGAATATTAAACCTGATATAATCT TGTCTAAGAAGGACCAGAATTATGATGCCACCCGACTTCACTTTGAGAATCTGACCAAAAGATACGGAAATCCAATTATCATACTGAATTTGATCAAG ACCAAAGAAAAGCGACCCCGAGAATCCCTTCTCCGTATGGAATTTGCTCATGCTATTGAGTCAATTAATAAAGATTTGCCTGCGGAAAATCGTTTGAAGTTCCTTCATTGGGATTTAAACAAATATTCTAGAAA CAAGTCTACTAATGTGTTGGCACTCTTGGGCAAGGTAGCAACTTATGCATTGAATTTAACTGGCTTCTTTTACTGTCAAGTGATACCAAATTCGAAGTCCCAAGACCATCAGAACCTTTCCAG TGGTGGCGAGAGTGGGAATATTAATGTAAAGCCTACTAAACAACAAACAGGGGTCCTAAGAACAAACTGCATAGATTGTTTAGATCGCACAAATGTTGCTCAATATGCATATGGTTGGGCTGCACTAGGTCGTCAACTGCAATCTATAGGATATATTGATACTCCGATTATTGAGCTTGATTCAAATCTAGCAGATTACTTGATGAGAATTTATGAGAGAATGGGTGACACTCTAGCATTACAATATGGTGGTTCTGCAGCACACAATAAG ATATTTTGTCAAAGAAGAGGTCAATGGAAGGCAGCCACTCAGTCCCAGGAATTATTTAGAACTCTACAACGTTACTATAGTAATGCTTACATGGATGCTGAGAAGCAAGATGCCATTAACGT GTTCCTAGGTCACTATCAGCCACAAATCGGTAGACCTGCACTGTGGGAATTGGATTCTGATCAGCATTATAATGTTGGTGGCCAAGGTTCTAATACTTATGTGGACAGAACTAG GATTATTAAAAGGTCGTTGTCAGTTGGCAACATTCTCTATGATGGCAACATCGTTCGCAACAGTTCTATTGGAACTGCTCAAAAAGATGAAGAATCCTTGAATGAAAACTCTGTTGAAAGTGATTCATCATATTCAAG GTGTGCAAATTCATCGTCAGGGCCAGATCTTACGTCTGAAGAGATGCCCAACAGTGATCGCATATTTTATAACAAAGATTCTTTCAACTGCTCAAATTTTCTTGATGTTGATTGGCTATCATCATCTGGCAACTCTTGTGAAGACGAAACATTTGAAAG GTCAACACTTGTCGGGTCCCCTATCGGCGGTCAGTCATCCGACTATGTGGTTAATGAAATGTGCACTTTCGCTAGTGATTCTGAGATGTCTCCCTGTGTGCAG GATGGTAGAAGCCCTGTTGGAGGTGGGTTTTCGGATAGATTTGCCGAATGGGTGACCAATGGAGATACATTTCTTTGA
- the LOC139903944 gene encoding small ribosomal subunit protein uS2-like, which translates to MAAPKVLTPKEADIQMMLSAEVHLGTKNCDYQMERYVFKRRNDGIYIINLGKTWEKLQMAARVIVAIENPQDIIVQSARPYGQRAVLKFAQYTGAHAIAGRHTPGTFTNQLQTSFSEPRLLILTDPRTDHQPIKEAALGNIPTIAFCDTDSPMRYVDIGIPANNKGKHSIGCLFWLLARMVLQMRGVINQGHKWDIMVDLFFYREPEEAKEPEDEAIVADYKDYDAGAIGLDDQWASQITDAQWSGDVVQPPIAGAPVAAGGWTADAPVAGGDGWEGAAPPVPAAEGAATGWE; encoded by the exons ATGGCGGCCCCGAAGGTATTAACACCAAAAGAAGCAGACATACAAATGATGTTGTCTGCCGAAGTCCATCTCGGCACCAAAAACTGTGATTACCAGATGGAACGTTACGTCTTCAAGCGCCGCAATGATG gTATTTACATTATTAACCTCGGGAAAACATGGGAGAAATTGCAAATGGCGGCTAGGGTGATTGTTGCTATTGAGAACCCACAGGACATTATCGTCCAATCTGCTAGGCCGTATGGTCAGAGGGCTGTGTTGAAGTTTGCACAGTATACCGGTGCTCATGCTATTGCTGGACGTCACACTCCCGGTACTTTCACTAACCAGCTTCAGACCTCGTTCAGTGAGCCGAGGCTCCTCATTTTGACTGACCCACGTACCGATCATCAG CCTATTAAGGAAGCTGCTCTTGGAAACATTCCCACTATCGCTTTTTGCGATACTGATTCACCTATGAGGTATGTTGACATTGGTATCCCAGCCAACAACAAGGGGAAACACAGTATCGGGTGCTTGTTTTGGCTTCTCGCAAGGATGGTTTTGCAGATGCGAGGTGTGATCAACCAAGGTCATAAGTGGGATATTATG gTTGATCTGTTCTTCTACAGAGAACCAGAAGAGGCGAAGGAGCCAGAAGATGAAGCTATAGTAGCTGACTACAAGGATTACGATGCTGGTGCTATTGGATTGGATGACCAATGGGCATCTCAGATCACTGATGCTCAATGGTCTGGTGATGTTGTTCAACCACCGATTGCTGGTGCCCCTGTTGCTGCAGGTGGCTGGACTGCTGATG cTCCAGTGGCTGGTGGTGATGGATGGGAAGGTGCGGCACCACCAGTACCTGCAGCTGAAGGTGCGGCTACTGGTTGGGAATGA